Proteins encoded in a region of the Alosa sapidissima isolate fAloSap1 chromosome 19, fAloSap1.pri, whole genome shotgun sequence genome:
- the LOC121693623 gene encoding uncharacterized protein LOC121693623 has translation MVLFDLGTEEKTSQTEQTKGRNICHHEANTKETVQTVANEEKTPGATDLIPSQRQWAPQQPLRPAKSRLTTLQGRPPPHSEFSRIRRPCSREEDFQTQAQDLEARFNDRQYKPEWITSARRRFEGLCLKDPPNLRNLLVRAHHPPQSDHFLHQIPQGNYKCGKCAQCNFTTKTKSFNHPLTGKPLHIKGVITCNTNNVIYMLRFPCGLAYIGKTTRSLKTRIAEHRSNIRNHNDKSPVAIHFTTAKHNVSSLRYTGIEHVKCPSRGGDVNSLLLRREAYWIYTLGTLSPRGMNEDFDLRPFL, from the exons GGGACAGAAGAAAAAACAAGTCAAACCGAACAAACCAAGGGCAGAAACATTTGCCACCACGAGGCAAACACCAAAGAAACGGTGCAGACGGTCGCTAATGAGGAAAAGACACCAGGAGCCACAG ATCTGATTCCATCACAACGTCAGTGGGCGCCACAGCAGCCCCTGAGGCCAGCGAAGAGCAGATTGACCACCCTACAGGGACGACCACCACCACATTCAGAG TTCAGCCGGATCAGACGACCCTGCAGTAGAGAGGAGGATTTTCAGACACAAGCCCAGGACCTGGAGGCCCGTTTCAATGACCGACAGTACAAGCCAGAATGGATCACTAGTGCCAGGAGGCGCTTCGAGG GGTTGTGTTTAAAAGACCCCCCCAATCTGAGAAACCTATTGGTAAGGGCCCACCATCCTCCccaatcagaccattttttgcATCAGATCCCCCAGGGCAACTACAAGTGTGGTAAGTGTGCCCAGTGCAACTTCAccacaaaaacaaagtcattcaATCACCCTCTCACAGGGAAACCTTTGCACATCAAGGGCGTGATTACATGCAATACTAACAATGTAATTTATATGCTCAGATTTCCCTGCGGGCTGGCCTACATCGGGAAGACCACCAGGAGCCTGAAAACAAGGATTGCAGAACACAGATCCAACATCCGTAACCACAACGACAAGAGCCCGGTGGCGATACACTTCACAACGGCCAAGCACAACGTTTCCAGCCTGAGGTATACAGGTATTGAACATGTCAAGTGCCCGAGTCGAGGGGGGGATGTCAATTCCTTATTACTGAGGAGAGAAGCATACTGGATATACACTCTGGGGACATTGTCTCCCAGAGGAATGAATGAAGATTTTGACCTGAGGCCTTTCCTGTGA